One segment of Zonotrichia albicollis isolate bZonAlb1 chromosome 4, bZonAlb1.hap1, whole genome shotgun sequence DNA contains the following:
- the APOLD1 gene encoding apolipoprotein L domain-containing protein 1, with the protein MERDGAAFVPTADPTQHFHAALLEQRQRLRGQIAHLHRAARKLSQLRRSSLIANVSGSALTAAGALTAILGLSLSPATLGASLLASAVGLGLATAGGAVSITSDLSLVLCNSREVRKVQEIAVTCRKQMREILGCLEFLRRGQGPGDPALRQSEKRASISLYNSVCFMVLCGSHSFLVPECTKEATKVSQAVLKAKIQKLADNLETCTRAMDEVCDLLESRTELSPRTRRLSLGAKTTAEIPRPCS; encoded by the coding sequence ATGGAGAGGGACGGTGCTGCCTTCGTGCCCACAGCAGACCCCACGCAGCACTTCCACgcggccctgctggagcagcggCAGAGGCTGCGCGGCCAAATCGCGCACCTCCATCGGGCAGCTCGGAAACTCAGCCAGCTCCGCCGCAGCTCCCTGATCGCCAACGTCAGCGGGAGCGCCCTGACGGCCGCCGGGGCGCTCACGGCCATCCTGGGGCTGTCTCTGAGCCCCGCCACGCTCGGAGCCTCTCTGCTGGCCTCGGccgtaggcctgggcctggccACGGCCGGCGGCGCCGTCAGCATCACTTCCGACCTCTCCTTGGTGCTCTGCAATTCCCGGGAGGTGAGGAAGGTGCAGGAAATTGCGGTGACTTGTCGGAAACAGATGAGGGAAATACTGGGCTGCCTGGAGTTCCTTCGCCGGGGGCAGGGCCCGGGCGACCCGGCGCTGCGGCAGTCGGAGAAGAGGGCGTCCATCTCGCTCTACAACTCCGTCTGCTTCATGGTCCTCTGCGGCTCCCACAGCTTCCTCGTGCCAGAATGCACAAAGGAGGCCACCAAAGTAAGCCAGGCTGTGCTCAAGGCCAAAATTCAGAAGCTGGCTGACAACCTCGAGACCTGCACCAGGGCAATGGATGAAGTCTGTGATCTTCTGGAGTCCAGAACAGAGCTTTCCCCACGCACGAGGAGACTCAGCTTGGGTGCTAAAACCACTGCCGAGATCCCGAGACCCTGCAGCTGA